A part of Uloborus diversus isolate 005 chromosome 6, Udiv.v.3.1, whole genome shotgun sequence genomic DNA contains:
- the LOC129224508 gene encoding protein GUCD1-like encodes MGGGRRESGTSIIEIPLVHVQQHLSWDCGISAVMMVLRDEDRSFMKENLDAISREEGFYKSTWTIDLAYLLHKFGVRHMYATVTLGVNPGYSQEDFYQQVLKKDADRINEKFLTAAVNGVKVEKRSVNIEEILLHLESGNPAIVLVNANLLFCDTCHTKKCLMQMLSCCNSSFSYQGHYIVLCGYDKRETKVLYRNPSVFNKVCQMPYDSFELARKSFGTDEDVLFVFLRC; translated from the exons ATGGGTGGTGGTCGGCGCGAGAGTGGTACTTCTATCATTGAGATCCCATTGGTCCATGTGCAGCAGCACCTCTCCTGGGATTGTGGCATCTCTGCCGTCATGATGGTACTAAG AGATGAAGATAgatcttttatgaaagaaaatttagATGCCATTTCCAGAGAGGAAGGATTTTACAAAAG CACTTGGACCATCGACCTAGCTTACCTACTGCATAAATTTGGTGTGAGACACATGTATGCAACTGTTACTTTAGGAGTGAACCCCGGCTACTCTCAAGAG GATTTTTATCagcaagttttgaaaaaagatgCTGATAGAATCAATGAGAAATTTCTTACTGCTGCAGTAAATGGAGTAAAAGTGGAGAAGAG GTCAGTGAATATAGAAGAAATCCTATTGCACCTGGAATCCGGTAACCCAGCAATAGTGCTTGTGAACGCCAATTTGCTCTTTTGTGACACTTGTCACACCAAAAAG TGCCTGATGCAGATGCTTAGCTGCTGTAACAGTAGTTTTTCCTACCAAG GACATTACATAGTTCTCTGTGGCTATGACAAGCGAGAGACCAAAGTGCTGTACAGGAATCCTTCTGTTTTTAACA aaGTGTGTCAGATGCCATATGATTCTTTTGAATTGGCTAGGAAGAGTTTTGGAACAGATGAAGATGTACTATTTGTATTTCTGCGATGTTGA